Part of the Devosia sp. SL43 genome, ACATTTCCGGCAAGGCCGTGCTGGCTTTGCTCGGCCAGGCCGGCGAGTCCGACGAGAAAGTCACCGAGGAAGAGGTCAAGACCATCATCGCCGAGGCTACGACCGCCGGCGTGATCGAGAGCGACGAGCATTCGATGATCTCGGGTGTCATGCGCCTCGCCGATCGCTCCGCACGCGGCCTGATGACCCCACGTCTTGATGTCGACGTCATCGATCTCAGCGACGAGGGCGACGAAATCCGTCGGACGATCCTGGATACACACCGCTCGCGTCTGCTGGTGCAGGACGGTGACGCGGATTCCATCATCGGCGTTGTCGCCATCAAGGACATTATCGGCGTCTTCGCCAATGGCCTGCCGCTCGATGTTCGCAAGTTTGTGCAGCCGGTGCCCGTGGTCATGGACCACGCCGACGCCCTGGACGTGGTGCGGGCCATCCGCAATTCCACCGTCCACATGGCGCTGGTGGTCGACGAATACGGCCACTTCGAAGGCATCGTTACGTCAGGCGACATCCTCGAAGTCATCACTGGCGTCTTCCAGGAAGAAACCGGTGACGATCCGGCCCTCGTCAAGCGCGAGGACGGTTCCTGGCTGGTCGCCGGCTGGATGCCGGTCGACGAGTTTGGCGACAAGCTCAAGCTCGCCATCCCCCGCGATGCCAAATACGAGACGGTTGCCGGCTACGTTCTGTCGGTCATCAACCGCCTGCCCAATGTCGGCGAGACCTTCGAGCACAATGGCTGGAAATTCGAGATCATGGACCTCGACGGCCGCCGCATCGACAAGATCCTGATGAGCAAACTGGACTAAGGCAACGTGTTGCCACGCCATACGGGCGTGGCACTCTCCTCAGAGCTTCATCCCGAACCAGGCCGTCCGCTCATTCTGCGCCAGGGGCATGAACCCACCCTTTTGCCAGAACGCAATCCCGCCGGAATTGCTCGCGCTGGCACCAAGGTGAATACCTGTCACACCTGCGTCACGCGCCTGCTCAACCCATCGTTTGAGCAGCGCCATGCCGACGCCCTGGCCGCGCAGTCGCGACCGCAGGTTCATATGAACATGCGCCGGATATGCCGCCACTAGCTCGGCCGGATTGGCCGATGGCCGCATGATTGCGGCCACGCGCTGCCGATCCGCTTCGGTCAGGTCAAGCGCGGGGTCCGAATATTGCTGGCGCAAAGCCGGCCACCATTCGTGCTCGAGCTTGCTGGCAAACGCGTCAGTGTCATACGTGCCGACAATATAGCCGGCGACGCCCTCGTCATCCTCGGCCACGATCGCCTGATCGGGCTCGACCACCCCATAGGGCGCCGCATAGATGTGACCGATCAGCTTGCCGTCATTGTGCAGTGCACTTGCATCTTTGCCCCCGTCGCCGGTGACAAGGCAAATGTCATAAAGCGCATCGAGGTCGTCCGGCCGATAGGCGCGAAGCGTCACCATGGCGTCAGATATCGCTGAACGTGCCGGTCGCCGCATCGAACAGCTTGCCGGTTTCCTTGAGCGAGGGGCTGACCATATCGACCAGCTTGGGCGCGATATCGGACGGCTTGGGCAGCGTGTCCGGATCCTCGCCCGGCATGGCCTTGGCCCGCATCGCGGTGCGCACAGCGCCGGGATAGAACACGTTGACCTTGACCTTGGTCTGCGCCACTTCCCCGGCATAGGACTTGGCCATCGCATCCACCGCCGCCTTGCTGGCGGCATAGAGCCCCCAGAACGGCCGCGCCGACTTGGCCGACGATGACGATACGAACACTGCCCGACCCGCCACCGACTGTCGCAGCAGCAGGTCCGTCGAGCGCAGCAGACGGTAATTGGCCGTCACGTTGACGGCGATCACCTTGTCGAAATCTTCCGGCTTCACATGGGGCAGGGGGCTCAGTACGCCGAGTTGGCCTGCATTGGCGATCAGCCCGTCAAGCGCGCCCCAGCGCTCGAAAATGGCCGCACCCAGCCGGTCGATGGCGTCGCCATCGCGCAGGTCGAGCGGCACCAGCGTCGACGCCGATCCGAGGTCCTGGATTTCGTCGTCCAGTTCTTCAAGCCCGCCTACAGTGCGCGCCACGGCCACCACATGGGCCCCTCGCCGCGCCGCTTCCAGCGATGCTGCATAGCCGATACCGCGCGATGCGCCGGTTACGAGGACGACTTTGCCTGCCAGATCCTGTCCGGCGGCAACCTTTGTTCCAGCCATTAACCGGCTTCCTTGAGCAGGGCGATCTTCTTCGGCTCGTTCTTGGTCCGGCCATTGAGATCGGTCAACTGCGTCGGATAGTCGCCCGTGAAATAGTGATCGGTGAATTGCGGCGCCGCGTTGTTGCGCTTCTCGCCACCCACGGCGTCATAGAGCCCGTCGATCGACAGGAATGCCAGCGAATCCGCGCCGATGAACCGGCACATCGATTCGAGGTCGCGATACTGGTTAGCCAGCAGCTTTTCCGGGTCCGGCGTGTCGATGCCGTAATAGTCCGAATAGTAGATCATCGGGCTGGCGACGCGGATATGCACCTCGGTGGCGCCGGCGTCGCGGATCATCTGGACGATCTTGAGCGAAGTCGTGCCACGCACAATCGAATCGTCGACCAGAACCACGCGCTTGCCGGCAATCTCATGCCGGTTGGCCGAGTGCTTGAGCCGCACGCCAAAGGCACGGATCGACTGCGTCGGTTCGATGAAGGTACGGCCCACATAGTGGTTGCGGATGATGCCCAGCTCAAACGGAATGCCGCTGGCCTGCGCGAAACCGATGGCCGCCGGCGTCCCGCCATCGGGCACCGGCACCACGACATCGGCTTCCACTGGCGCTTCCTTGGCGAGGTTGAACCCCATGCGCTTGCGCGCGCCATAGACGCTGCGGCCGGCCACGACCGAATCCGGGCGGGCGAAATAGACATACTCGAACAGGCAGGGGCGCTCGGGCTCCGGGCGGGCCGGCTTGCGTTCCTCGATACTGATCGAGCCATCGGGCTGCAATTCGCAGATGATGACTTCGCCATTCTCGACGTCGCGAATGTACTTGGCGCCGATAATGTCGAGCGCACAGGTCTCCGAGCAGAAGATCGGCTTGCCGTCGAGTTCGCCCATCACCAGTGGGCGAATGCCGATGGGGTCGCGCGCCGCGATCAGCTTGGTGCGCGTCATCGCCAGCATGGCGTAACCGCCTTCCATCTGGCGAATGGCGTCGATGAAGCGATCGGTGCTGGATGAGTGACGTGAGCGCGCGATCAGATGCAGCACAACTTCGGTGTCCGAAGTCGACTGGCAGATCGCGCCGGTGGCAATGATCTGCCGGCGCAGCGTCAGCCCATTGGTGAAGTTGCCATTATGGGCAATTGCAATGCCGCCGGCCTCGAGTTCGGCGAACAGCGGCTGCACATTGCGCAAGGCCACTTCGCCGGTCGTCGAATAGCGAGTATGGCCGATGGCGATCGAGCCGGGCAGGCGGGCCAGCAGGGCCGGGTCGGTATAGTGGTCGCCCACCAGGCCCATGCGCTTTTCGGTATAAAACTGCCTGCCATCGAAGCTGACGATGCCTGCCGCTTCCTGGCCGCGATGCTGCAGCGCATGCAGGCCGAGCGCCGTCAGCGTCGATGCATCACTGTGCCCCAAAATGCCAAACACGCCGCACTCTTCATGCAGCGTGTCGCTTTCGAGATCGAATGAGTCGTCGCTCGGATGGTTCACCGGGCTCTCCATGCCAATACTGCCTCAACCGCAGAATGTGCGTACCGCCAAAGGCGGTCGGGCCAAAGATGGGGTTGTTGACCCCTGCAATAGCCCATTTTCGTCGTCCCGACCATTGCCTCACGCGGCTGTCAGGGTTGTGGCGGGCGCCGCGCGCTCGCCAACGGGATCAGGTGTTGGTCGCTGGCGCAGGGACTGCCGGCGTAGCGGGCGCAGTCGGGTCAACAGTGCCGTTCTCGGTTTCGTCCGTGCCCTCTTCGACCGGGACGGCCGGCGCATTCGGATCCTCTTCGGTCAGGCCCGTGCCACCCTTGAGAATCTCGGTAACCTGCTCCTCCAGCCCCTCTGGAAGCATCGAGATCAGCGTGTTGCCCATATTCTGCAGGTGCGGCAGCGACTGCGATTCAGCGGCCCATGGCGGCAGGTTGTTGGGCAGCAGCCAGGTGCCGAAAATGGTGATGACGATGGCGATCAGGATGCCTCGCAGCACGCCGAATACGAAGCCCAGCGTCCGGTCGATCGGCCCGATGCGGCTGTCGACCACGAAATCGGCGATGCGCATGGTCAGCAGATGCAGCACGATCAGTGCCACGATGAAGCTCAGCACCACCGTGGCGATGTCAGCCACGATCTGCTCGGCGATAAAGCCGCGCGCGATTTCGGGGTGATACTGCCACATATAGATGGCGATCGCAGCCGAACCCGCCCAGGTCGCCAGCGACAGGACTTCGCGGGTCAGCCCGCGCGCCGTGGCCAGGATTGCTGAAATCAGCACCAGCACACCAACACCAACGTCGAACGCTGTCAGCATATTTGTTCGCTAAGCTCCACTGGCCGCCCCGGCCGCATTGGGCTTCGTTTAACCACTTTGCGCAGCGCTGCCAAGACTTGCCGGTGCATCAAGGCACGATCTGCCCAGAAACCGTTAACATGTAGCGGCGCTACCACTCATCACGCTCGGGTTCGCGCGGCTTGCCATTGGCCGCGATCCGCCCCACCAACTCCGATAATGCCGTGAATTCCGACACATCCATGCCGCTGTTGCGATCCGCGTTGGCCAGCCGTCCGGTCGAGACCGACTTGAACCCCAGCTTCTGCGCCTCGCGCAGTCGCAGCGCGCCATGCACTACCGGACGCACCCCGCCCGCCAGCGAGATTTCACCGAAATACACCGCATCCGATGGCAACGGCGAACTGGTCAGCGAGGATATCAGCGCCGCCGCAACCGCCAGGTCCGCCGCCGGCTCGTTGATCTTCAGTCCGCCCGCCACGTTGAGATAGATGTCATTGGCCCCGATCCGCACGCCGCAGCGTGTCTCCAGCACCGCCAGCACCATCGATAGCCGCGACGAATCCCAGCCCACCACGGCCCGTCGCGGCGTACCGAGCGGCGAGGGCGCCACCAGCGCCTGGATTTCGATCAGGATGGGCCGCGTCCCCTCCATGCCGGCAAAGACCGCCGAACCCGCCGCGCCCTCGTCGCGCTGGTCGAGGAACAGCGCCGATGGATTGGCCACCTGCTCCAGCCCCAACTCGGTCATGGCGAACACGCCGATCTCGTCGGTCGCGCCATAGCGGTTCTTCACGCCGCGCAAAATGCGGAAGGTGTGGCTGGTGTCGCCCTCGAAGTAGAGCACAGCGTCCACCATGTGCTCGACCACGCGCGGCCCGGCAATCTGCCCGTCCTTGGTCACATGCCCCACCAGCACAACCGCCGCGCCACTCTTCTTGGCAAACCGCGTCAGCGCCTGTGCCGAGGTCCGCACCTGCGTCACCGTGCCTGGCGCGCTGTCCACCCGGTCCGTCCATAGCGTCTGGATCGAATCGATGATGACAAGATCGGGGGCAGGGCCGTTCTCCAGCGTCGCCAGGATGATTTCGACATTGGTCTCCGCCGCCAGCAACACCGACGACTCACCCAGGCCCAGCCGCTGCGCCCGCAGCCGCACCTGGGCCACCGCCTCTTCACCCGACACGTAGACCACGCGCTTGCCGCGATTGGCCAGGGCCGCCGCCGCCTGCAGCAAGAGCGTGGATTTACCGATGCCGGGATCGCCGCCAACCAGCAGTGCCGAGCCCATGACGAAACCGCCCCCTGTCACCCGGTCCAGCTCGGCAATGCCCGTCACTACGCGCGCCGCGCTCTCGGTCTCGCCAGACAGCGGCACCAGATTGCCCGGCCGCCCCCCAGCCTTGGCCGATTTCGGTCCGGCCCCGACGCCTGAATCGGTGATTTCCTCGACAATGGTGTTCCAATCCCCGCAGGCATCACACCGCCCCTGCCAGCGCGACGTAACGGCACCGCAGGCCTGGCAGACGAACGAAGATCGGGATTTGGCCATCGGGAACTCTATCTAACGCTGTCCTGCACTTACCGCAGGAGACCACATCAAGCAAGAACAAACAATGAACGACGCCGATTGTGCACATCAACATGGGCATATACAATGCGCATAGTCATGGAGTTGCCGATGTCTGAGCGTTCCGCCGCAAAGAAGCCGACCAACCTGTCCTTGGATCAAGGCGTTCTCACCGAGGCCAGATCGTTCGGTGTCAATCTCTCACAAGCCGCGGAAGCTGGCCTTCGCCGCGCAATTGCCGACGCGAAGGCCGAAGCCTGGCGGCGGGACAATGCGCGGGCGCTCGCCGACTCAAACAGCTGGGTCGAAGAGCATGGCTTGCCTCTCGATAGATTCCGGCAGTTCTGATGGCGCGCTTCGACGTTTATCTCAACCCTGACGGCAAAGGGTATCTGCTGGATGTCCAGGCCAATCTGCTCGACGCACTGAACACCCGCATCGTCGTACCGCTGATCCCCGAAGCCGTGGCGCCCACCGCTGCTCAGCGGCTAAACCCGATCTTTGAGATCGAAGCTGAGCGCTGCGTAATGGTCACGCAGTTCATGGCAGCTGTTCCCCGCGCCATATTGCGGGCCCCGCTAACCAACCTTGCCGCTCATGACACCGAAATCGCCAACGCCCTGGACATGGCATTCGTCGGCTTCTGATCGCTATCCCGGGGGCAAATTCCCGTCGCCCACATAGTTCCGGCTATACCGCCCCTTGAGCGACGTCAGCAGCTCGTAGCCGATCGTCCCGCCGGCATCGGCCTGCTCGTCGATGCCGAGCACATTGCCGAATACTTCAGCGCCCTCGCCGGGGCTCGGAATGTCCTGGCCCAGTTCGGTGATGTCGACCACCGTCTGGTCCATCGAGATGCGGCCGACAATGGGGCACGCCTTGCCGCGGATGATCACCTTGCCGCCCGGCCGCGTATTGTTGCCTGACAGCGAGCGCAGCAGACCATCGGCATAGCCATGCCCGATAATGGCCAGCCGGCTATTGCGTGACAGCGAATAGGTCGCGCCATATCCCACCGTCTCGCCCGTCCGCGCTTCGGCGATCTGCAGAATCGGCACATGCAGCGTCACCACCGGCGCCATCGGATTTTTCCGGCCGTTCACTGCCCGCCCGCCATAGAGCGCGATGCCCGGCCGCACCATCTGGAAGTGATAGTCGCGCCCCGTCATCAGCCCAGCCGAATTGGCGAGCGATGCCGGAATGCCCGGAAACTGGTTCATCACCGAGCCGAACAGCGCCAGCTGGGTGCGGTTCTTCTCATGCGTCGGCTGATCGGCGCAGGCGAGGTGGCTCATCACCATTTGCGGGGCATAACCAAGGGTCTGGATGCGCTCGCGCACCTTGCCCGCCTCGTTGAGGCGAAAGCCCAGCCGGTTGATGCCGGTATCGAAGTGGAAGGCTGAGGGGTAGGCCTCGTTCCGCTCCAGGCACTTGGCCATCCACTCTTCAAGCATCGCCATCGAAGACAGGATCGGCATCATATTTTGGCGGATATAGAGGTTGGCCGCGCCGGGATAGAGCCCGTTGAGCACAAAGATATGGGCGTCGGGCAGGGCAGCGCGCACCGCGATGCCTTCGTCGGGCGTCGCCACGAAGAAGAAGCGCGCCCCGGCCGCATGCAGTGCCTTGGCTGCCATGGTGATGCCGGTGCCATAGGCATCGGCCTTCACCACGGCGCCCGTTAGCGCGCCGGCGCTGACCTTGTCCAGGGCCCGCCAGTTTCGGGCCAGTGCCCCAAGATCGATGCTGAGTTGCCCCCCGAGGCCCGACGTCAACGCCATGCCTATTCCATGCGCTCGGGCAGGTAGTCGGCGCGTGCCAGGTTGCCGAAGCGCGTATACTGCGCCTCAAAGCTCAGCTGCACCGTGCCGGTTGGGCCGTGGCGCTGCTTGGCGATGATGACTTCGGCCTTGCCGTGCACCTTTTCCATTTCCCCCTGCCACGTCAGATGTTCTGGCGAGCCCTCTTTGGGCTCCTTGTTCTTCAGATAATACTCTTCGCGATACACGAACAGCACCACGTCGGCGTCTTGCTCGATAGAACCCGATTCGCGCAAATCTGCCAGTTGAGGATGCTTGTCGTCGCGCGACTCCACCTGACGCGACAGCTGCGACAGCGCCACGATCGGCACTTCCAGTTCCTTGGCCAGGGCCTTGAGCGTCGTGGTGATTTCCGTCAGTTCCTGCACGCGGTTCTGGCTCGTTGCCTTGGACGACCCGCTCAGCAGTTGCAAATAGTCGATCACGAGGAAATCGAGCCCCTTCTGCCGCTTCAGCCGCCGCGCCCGCGCCGCCAGCTGCGCCACGCTGATACCGCCCGTGTCGTCGATATAGAGCGGCAGCTTGCTCATCATGTTGCTGACATCCACCAGCTTGGCGAACTGGCTGTCATGGATGCGGCCGCGACGGATGTCCGAGGACGAGATCTCCGCCTGCTCGGCGAGAATACGCGTTGCCAGCTGCTCCGAGCTCATTTCGAGGCTGAAGAAGCCGACAATGCCACCATTGACCGTCTTCTGGTTGCCATCCGGGCTCACATCGCCCTTCCAGGATTTGGCGACGTTGAAGGCGATATTGGTGGCCAGCGACGTCTTGCCCATGGCCGGGCGACCCGCGAGGATGATCAAGTCCGACTTCTGCAACCCGCCCATCTGCCGGTCGAGATCGTCCAGCAGGGTCGCAACACCCGATAGCCCGCCATCACGCTGATAGGCCTCGCCCGCCATCTGGATGGAGGCGCTGAGCGCGCTGGAAAAATTCTGGAAGCCACCATCGTAGCGGCCCTTCTCGGCCAGCTGGAACAGCTCACCCTCGACCTTTTCGATCTGCTTGTTGGGCGTCATCTCGACGTCGCTGCCATCATAGGCAACCGCCACCATTTCCTCACCCACCAGAATCAGGTTGCGGCGAATGGCAGTGTCATAGATGGCCTGCCCATAATCCGCCGCGTTGAGGACCGTCGTCGCCTCGGCGGCAAGCTTGGCCAAGTACTGCGCCATGGTGATATCAGGCAGCAGCTGGTCGGGCAGGTGGGTCTTGATCGTCGTCGGGTCTGCCGACTTGCCCGCCCGGATGATCTTGCCGGCAACTTCATAGATTTCCCGGTGGATCGGCTCGTAGAAATGCACCGATTCCAGGAAATCCGAGACGCGATAGAACGCGTCATTGTTCAGCAGAATCGCACCCAGCAACGCCTGCTCGGCCTCCACATTGTGGGGGGCAAGGCGGAACGATTTGTCTTCCGCCGGATGGAGCCGTGCGATCTCTGCCATGAATGCCTCGGGGAAACGTTAACCTTTCTTAACCACGCAGTGCGGGCCAGAGTCTCGACCTACCAACGGCAGGGTTAACGCGGTCTGACCAGCGCCTGTGAACACTGTGGACAACGGGGAATATGACAAAGCCATGTTGCCAACACAGGGTGGCCGGAACGTGGCGAGTCGCAAGCCATTGCCACGACCTCGTGGTTCGAGGCGCTGAAGAAGCCCACCTCACCATGAAGGCTGTCCTTAGATTGGTGCACCCAGTAGCCCTCATGGTGAGGTGCGAGCTTGTCGCGAGCCTCGAACCACGAGGGCGTGGCACCTACTTCGTCTTGCCAAGCTCGGGCAGTGGCGTCCGTCGTTCGGTAGCAAACCGCGTGCAGCCATCGAAATCCACCACGCCCGCCAGCATCCTCATATCTTCAGAAACGGCACCATCGAGCGCCACCGTGACATAGCCCTCGGGCTGCTCGATCCACGCGCCCGGCTCCATGTGGAGCTGGCCATCATTCTCGGTAATCACGAGCTCGTACGCACCGCGCGGAACCGTCTTGTTGTCCTTGTCCGGGCCAAACGCAAACACCCCGGACCATTGCTGACCATCCGGTTCTATGGTCAGCGTCAACGCGGTAAGTCCCTGGTAGCAGACATAGCTGCCCACCCATTCACCACTGAGAACGTCGTTTCCCCATGCCGGCATGGCGATCGACGACAGACCCGCTAGCAGCCCAATTCCTGCCACGCGTCGGACAATTGGTTTCATCGCCACGTAAACTCCTCCTGCCGCAAGCGAGCTTACCCACCAGCTCCAACCGGAGAAAGCAAAAAGGCCGGGCTTGCGGCCCGGCCTTTCCGAATGTTGCAGCGAGCGATCGCCTAGACGGCTTCGTCGTCGAAACGGTCGTCCTGCTGCGCGTCCTTCTGGCCGGCAGCGAAGTCGCCTTCCACATCGTCTTCATAGACGGTGACGGTGACGTCTTCACCAGCCGACTGGCGGGCGGCTTCGTCGGTCGAACGGGCGACGTTGACGGTGATCGACACGGCCACTTCGGCATGCAGATTCAGCGCCACGGTGTGGACACCAACCGACTTGATCGGGTCGGCCAGGTCGACCTGCGAACGCTGCACGGTGAAACCGTCGGCAGCCAGGGCTTCCACGACGTCGCGCGATGCAACCGAGCCATACAGCTGGCCGGTTTCGCCGGCCTGGCGGATGATCACGACTTCGCGGCCGTTGAGGCCTTCTGCGATGCCAGCAGCAGCGTTCTTGCGCTCGTCGTTGCGCTTTTCGATATGCGCACGCTCGGCTTCGAACTTCTGGCGGTTTGCAGCAGTGGCGCGGAGCGCCTTGCCCTGCGGCAGCAGGAAGTTACGGGCGAACCCGTCCTTCACCGAAACTTCGTCGCCGATCGAACCGGTGCGGCCGATGCGCTCGAGGAGAATGACTTTCATTGAGATATTCCTTGTAGCTGTCCCGTCTCAAGGACGGTTAGGAGCCCCGGACCATTCCGTTACCCCAGCGGTGCGTCTCGAAGAACGCAAACCTACTGCACCTCCTGGAGGGCAGTAGGCCAAACAGGAAGTTGTTGGGCTGGATGAGATAGTGGTGGTTCGTGAGGTCAGGAGCGGAGCGTACTGAAGTACGTGAGCACCGGAAGCGCAGCGAACCGCCGCTAGATCGCCAGCCCAGCGAACTTACTGGACGGCATACGGCATGATGCCGATGAAGCGGGCCCGCTTGATGGCCTGGGCCAGTTCGCGCTGCTTCTTGGCCGAAACGGCGGTGATGCGGCTCGGGACGATCTTGCCGCGCTCGGAAACGTAACGCGAGAGCAGGCGCACGTCCTTGTAGTCGATCTTTGGCGCGCCTTCGCCCGAGAACGGGCAGGTCTTGCGGCGGCGCTGGAACGGACGGCGGGCCTGGGCGGTGGTAAGGTCTTTGATTGCCATAGCTTTTATGTCCTTGAATTAGAAACGACGCGGACGGCGTTCGCCGCCGCCGAAGCCACCACGGTCGCCGCCGCGATCCGGACGGCCGCCTGCGCGGTCGCCATCACGGTCGTCGCGATCGCGCTTCTGCATCATTGCCGACGGGCCTTCTTCCAGCTCGTCCACGCGGACGGTCATGAAGCGCAGGATGTCTTCGTTGATGCGCATCTGGCGTTCCATCTCGGCCACGGCCTGTGGGGCGGCTTCGATGTTCAGCAGCGTGTAATGCGCCTTGCGGTTCTTGCGGATGCGGTAGGAGAGACCCTTGAGGCCCCAGTATTCATTCTTGGTGACCTTGCCGCCGCCGGAAGCGAGGACTTCGGTCAGCGCAGCGGTCAGTTCTTCAACCTGCTGCTGGGAAACGTCCTGGCGAGCCAGGTAGATATGCTCGTAGAGGGCCATAGATGCGCCTTCCTTCGTGGTTCAAACACAGCAAATCTCTGGCGCGGAGCCTCCTTGAAGCCGGAAAGGGCATCAAAGCAGTCTTGCAAAGAGCGGGAACACGGGAGGCCGGGCCGATGCCCTATTTGCCACTTCGGAAAATGACAAACCCTCCGTTCAGCCCCCGGCCAAACGAATTGCTGGCGGTCCAATAGGGCCAAACCGCCTCAAGATCAAGCGAAAATGCCCGTCTGTGGCGTGTGAGCCGGGCATCGCGTCCGGCTCACTGCCGCAGGCTCAGTGCAGCTCGTCGCCAACAGCCAGGATATTGCCTTCCGAATCCCTGAACCAGGCGGCGTGGAACTTGCCCATCGTGGCGATGCCATTCACCGTCTTGAGCCCGGGCATGTCATAGTCTTCGAACGTCACGCCGTGCCGCCGCATGTCCTGCACCTCGGACTCGATGTCATCAGTGGTGAAGGACAGCAGAGTATTGGGCGCCTGGCCCGCATTGGACGTCGGATACAGCAGAAAACTGCTGCCGCCGCCGACCTGGTACATGCAGCCCATGTCGTCCTCGCTGGCCGGCATGAGGCCGAGTTTGTCGCGATACCAGGCCTTGGCCCGGTTCATGTCTGCAGCCGGGATGGTTGCGTAGGCACGATGATCTGTGAGCATAACTTCCTCCCTTTCTTCAGAGCCTGTCACAGGATAAAATTACGCCTCTGCGGGGCAGGTGTAAAACTCAAAACAAGCCGCATTTGCAGAGGACGATGCGGCGAGCCGCGCCCCACCGCCTTGACTCCGCCACACCTTCCCGCTCAAACCCCGCGCAACTGGACAGCCGCCCTGCGGATTGTCTAACTGGGACCATCGAGGGGGCCACCATGACCAGCTACGCATTCACTTTCCC contains:
- a CDS encoding hemolysin family protein, encoding MIVVVLTIVNGLLAMSELAVVSARPARLRGMADQGNKGAATAIKLAEDPGKFLSSVQIGITLVGILSGAFSGATLGLRLTTWLESVGVANNIADVLGVGVVVVLITYISLILGELVPKQIALRDAEGVAARVAPAMKLVASIGSPIVWILDISGKAVLALLGQAGESDEKVTEEEVKTIIAEATTAGVIESDEHSMISGVMRLADRSARGLMTPRLDVDVIDLSDEGDEIRRTILDTHRSRLLVQDGDADSIIGVVAIKDIIGVFANGLPLDVRKFVQPVPVVMDHADALDVVRAIRNSTVHMALVVDEYGHFEGIVTSGDILEVITGVFQEETGDDPALVKREDGSWLVAGWMPVDEFGDKLKLAIPRDAKYETVAGYVLSVINRLPNVGETFEHNGWKFEIMDLDGRRIDKILMSKLD
- a CDS encoding GNAT family N-acetyltransferase; this encodes MVTLRAYRPDDLDALYDICLVTGDGGKDASALHNDGKLIGHIYAAPYGVVEPDQAIVAEDDEGVAGYIVGTYDTDAFASKLEHEWWPALRQQYSDPALDLTEADRQRVAAIMRPSANPAELVAAYPAHVHMNLRSRLRGQGVGMALLKRWVEQARDAGVTGIHLGASASNSGGIAFWQKGGFMPLAQNERTAWFGMKL
- a CDS encoding SDR family NAD(P)-dependent oxidoreductase: MAGTKVAAGQDLAGKVVLVTGASRGIGYAASLEAARRGAHVVAVARTVGGLEELDDEIQDLGSASTLVPLDLRDGDAIDRLGAAIFERWGALDGLIANAGQLGVLSPLPHVKPEDFDKVIAVNVTANYRLLRSTDLLLRQSVAGRAVFVSSSSAKSARPFWGLYAASKAAVDAMAKSYAGEVAQTKVKVNVFYPGAVRTAMRAKAMPGEDPDTLPKPSDIAPKLVDMVSPSLKETGKLFDAATGTFSDI
- the purF gene encoding amidophosphoribosyltransferase, with protein sequence MNHPSDDSFDLESDTLHEECGVFGILGHSDASTLTALGLHALQHRGQEAAGIVSFDGRQFYTEKRMGLVGDHYTDPALLARLPGSIAIGHTRYSTTGEVALRNVQPLFAELEAGGIAIAHNGNFTNGLTLRRQIIATGAICQSTSDTEVVLHLIARSRHSSSTDRFIDAIRQMEGGYAMLAMTRTKLIAARDPIGIRPLVMGELDGKPIFCSETCALDIIGAKYIRDVENGEVIICELQPDGSISIEERKPARPEPERPCLFEYVYFARPDSVVAGRSVYGARKRMGFNLAKEAPVEADVVVPVPDGGTPAAIGFAQASGIPFELGIIRNHYVGRTFIEPTQSIRAFGVRLKHSANRHEIAGKRVVLVDDSIVRGTTSLKIVQMIRDAGATEVHIRVASPMIYYSDYYGIDTPDPEKLLANQYRDLESMCRFIGADSLAFLSIDGLYDAVGGEKRNNAAPQFTDHYFTGDYPTQLTDLNGRTKNEPKKIALLKEAG
- a CDS encoding CvpA family protein; the protein is MLTAFDVGVGVLVLISAILATARGLTREVLSLATWAGSAAIAIYMWQYHPEIARGFIAEQIVADIATVVLSFIVALIVLHLLTMRIADFVVDSRIGPIDRTLGFVFGVLRGILIAIVITIFGTWLLPNNLPPWAAESQSLPHLQNMGNTLISMLPEGLEEQVTEILKGGTGLTEEDPNAPAVPVEEGTDETENGTVDPTAPATPAVPAPATNT
- the radA gene encoding DNA repair protein RadA, whose product is MAKSRSSFVCQACGAVTSRWQGRCDACGDWNTIVEEITDSGVGAGPKSAKAGGRPGNLVPLSGETESAARVVTGIAELDRVTGGGFVMGSALLVGGDPGIGKSTLLLQAAAALANRGKRVVYVSGEEAVAQVRLRAQRLGLGESSVLLAAETNVEIILATLENGPAPDLVIIDSIQTLWTDRVDSAPGTVTQVRTSAQALTRFAKKSGAAVVLVGHVTKDGQIAGPRVVEHMVDAVLYFEGDTSHTFRILRGVKNRYGATDEIGVFAMTELGLEQVANPSALFLDQRDEGAAGSAVFAGMEGTRPILIEIQALVAPSPLGTPRRAVVGWDSSRLSMVLAVLETRCGVRIGANDIYLNVAGGLKINEPAADLAVAAALISSLTSSPLPSDAVYFGEISLAGGVRPVVHGALRLREAQKLGFKSVSTGRLANADRNSGMDVSEFTALSELVGRIAANGKPREPERDEW
- a CDS encoding type II toxin-antitoxin system CcdA family antitoxin codes for the protein MSERSAAKKPTNLSLDQGVLTEARSFGVNLSQAAEAGLRRAIADAKAEAWRRDNARALADSNSWVEEHGLPLDRFRQF
- a CDS encoding CcdB family protein; translation: MARFDVYLNPDGKGYLLDVQANLLDALNTRIVVPLIPEAVAPTAAQRLNPIFEIEAERCVMVTQFMAAVPRAILRAPLTNLAAHDTEIANALDMAFVGF
- the alr gene encoding alanine racemase, with the translated sequence MALTSGLGGQLSIDLGALARNWRALDKVSAGALTGAVVKADAYGTGITMAAKALHAAGARFFFVATPDEGIAVRAALPDAHIFVLNGLYPGAANLYIRQNMMPILSSMAMLEEWMAKCLERNEAYPSAFHFDTGINRLGFRLNEAGKVRERIQTLGYAPQMVMSHLACADQPTHEKNRTQLALFGSVMNQFPGIPASLANSAGLMTGRDYHFQMVRPGIALYGGRAVNGRKNPMAPVVTLHVPILQIAEARTGETVGYGATYSLSRNSRLAIIGHGYADGLLRSLSGNNTRPGGKVIIRGKACPIVGRISMDQTVVDITELGQDIPSPGEGAEVFGNVLGIDEQADAGGTIGYELLTSLKGRYSRNYVGDGNLPPG